The following proteins are co-located in the Saccharomycodes ludwigii strain NBRC 1722 chromosome V, whole genome shotgun sequence genome:
- the HSK3 gene encoding Hsk3p (similar to Saccharomyces cerevisiae YKL138C-A | HSK3 | Helper of ASK1) — protein MSKVINTSGTNMPTSNTNINNNDSANCLDTDTPLLIKQRLYKNLATQLQKFKEQISITQQELLFLNQVANRDVIGRIGVLNGSLLMGANRYFEQELIHDAFNDDENNNDA, from the coding sequence atgtCCAAAGTTATTAACACATCAGGTACAAATATGCCCACCAgtaatacaaatattaataataatgactcTGCAAATTGTTTGGATACAGACACCCCATTGCTAATAAAACAAcgtttatataaaaatttagcTACTCAATTGCAAAAATTCAAGGAACAGATTTCAATAACTCAGCAagaattgttatttttaaatcaggTAGCTAACAGAGATGTAATTGGCCGTATCGGCGTATTAAATGGGTCATTATTGATGGGTGCTAATAGATATTTTGAACAAGAACTAATACATGACGCttttaatgatgatgaaaataacaatgatgcttaa
- the SPC24 gene encoding kinetochore-associated Ndc80 complex subunit SPC24 (similar to Saccharomyces cerevisiae YMR117C | SPC24 | Spindle Pole Component): MTVSTIKEATELLRETTFTLNRDTKTAAPSSIRKIKESLESLHDTFDQNIQLKTGQLVNLNEKYNDLSDNIKVLNDKHITNEKKCLDIDREIDQVTKNINILQNDIMILRNKLDADLKEYVENTDNTNGSDIHNLDKDTTNFLKLQLFKSLGLLIDLEKHQLFIKENEVYNYEDEDTSNKSNFMKAKYIWDKL; this comes from the coding sequence ATGACTGTATCTACAATTAAAGAAGCTACTGAGTTATTGAGAGAAACAACATTTACGTTAAATAGAGATACTAAAACAGCAGCACCTAGCtcaataagaaaaataaaagaatctTTAGAATCATTACACGATACATTTGATCAAAATATACAGCTTAAAACTGGACAACTagtaaatttaaatgaaaagtATAATGATCTATCTGACAATatcaaagttttaaatGACAAACACAtaacaaatgaaaaaaaatgtctaGATATTGATAGAGAAATAGACCAAGtaactaaaaatattaatattttgcaaaatgatattatgATTTTACGGAATAAATTGGATGCTGATCTAAAAGAATATGTAGAAAATACTGATAATACAAATGGATCTGATATTCATAATCTGGATAAAGACACGACTAACTTCCTAAAACTTCAGTTATTTAAGAGTTTGGGATTGTTAATTGATTTGGAGAAGCACCAATTATTTatcaaagaaaatgaagtGTACAActatgaagatgaagatacTTCCAATAAAAGCAATTTCATGAAAGccaaatatatatgggATAAATTATGA
- the MRPL31 gene encoding mitochondrial 54S ribosomal protein mL60 (similar to Saccharomyces cerevisiae YKL138C | MRPL31 | Mitochondrial Ribosomal Protein Large subunit), with translation MFGCFKSTKPALGGLLWKIPWKMSNLQKARQRGRLQQVDKVLDNLKLGLHVSRCESKNIPFEKSIVMKKLLKPRVKSLAFLSKPKNFPREEQMSPVDKYTIYSKYSKGYRKGIHKVPKWTRLSNRRNPQFF, from the coding sequence ATGTTTGgttgttttaaaagtaCCAAACCTGCTTTGGGTGGGTTGTTGTGGAAAATACCATGGAAGATGTCCAATTTACAAAAAGCCAGACAAAGAGGTAGATTGCAACAGGTTGATAAAGTTTTAGATAATCTAAAGTTAGGTTTGCATGTCTCTCGTTGtgaaagtaaaaatattccttttgaaaaaagtataGTTATGAAGAAATTACTAAAACCAAGAGTTAAAAGTTTAGCATTTTTAAGTAAACCCAAGAATTTTCCAAGAGAAGAACAAATGAGCCCTGTTGACAAATATACTATTTATTCCAAATATAGTAAAGGGTACAGAAAGGGCATTCACAAAGTTCCTAAATGGACAAGATTATCAAATAGAAGAAATCCACAATTCTTTTAG
- the CMC1 gene encoding Cmc1p (similar to Saccharomyces cerevisiae YKL137W | CMC1 | Cx9C Mitochondrial protein necessary for full assembly of Cytochrome c oxidase) codes for MSTTKDITPVSNDSSSNKNIISDTNQTSNEYRKSHRLPLWVLGPRDEQEARTNLKKMAYEKCDIFIKAMADCAKQNGIKVFPECNPQKEKMAECVLFYQTDEYLDEQRDLMVQKKIKIMEDRLKK; via the coding sequence ATGTCTACTACAAAGGATATCACCCCTGTTTCAAATGACAGTTCaagtaacaaaaatataatttctgATACCAACCAAACCTCCAACGAATATAGAAAATCCCATAGATTACCTTTATGGGTTTTAGGTCCAAGAGATGAACAAGAAGCTAGaaccaatttaaaaaaaatggcatATGAGAAAtgtgatatttttatcaaagcTATGGCTGACTGTGCTAAGCAGAATGGTATCAAAGTGTTTCCTGAATGCAATCcacaaaaggaaaaaatggCAGAATGTGTGTTGTTCTATCAAACAGACGAGTACTTGGACGAGCAACGTGATTTAATggtacaaaaaaagatcaaaATTATGGAAGATCGtttgaaaaaatga
- the APL2 gene encoding Apl2p (similar to Saccharomyces cerevisiae YKL135C | APL2 | clathrin Adaptor Protein complex Large chain) — MPPLDKKIRKFISNAVRIAPKVSSKGELSELRNCLASPYPQTRKDAIKKTIQQMTLGKDVSSLFPDVLTNMATADVEQKKLVYLYIMNYATTHPELCILAVNTFVSDCNDPNPLIRCMAIRTMCMIRVDRIMEYVETPLRKCLQDDNPYVRKTAVICVSKLFQLNEELCLNMVHDDLIPMLENESNPIVLSNAMASLMELYPTINYKSLINDHSNTIITKLLNALNESSEWGRVTILNSIAEYNSVDEMDAKKVIDRVVPHLQHANPAVVLGSVKVVLKNVEFLFTSSAATSYLPKVASALVSMMSTPPELQYVALKNIRIIVEKYPTILTKEYRIFYLKFNDPLYVKLEKLDILMRIVGNSKTNNLKQYQSFLQELREYVTEFTPELVNKSVMCMSALAIKCPSLSPEIVEILTTQVTSCPDDCLIALCEIVRNTVQNLDSIVNYATTVCEDLIKDESKCNLVWLMGEYPSKFPKFSQVIGNFVDSFTEEGNCTQMSILLTVVKNHKLLGGSILQKTLDMGSKESTEIDIRDMAIMYWRCLSIDESLISKLSTVTNTGDMGDLPKISDTIEKFPEPVLKVLLQQLSTLGSVYFKPINEMATVQQSKLLMDKNSNIIRGKDVGELANLAQTEISKNEDILLDLNGNDAENANDVNNNNSTTFDELSDLFGGVEINNNSSNNNNSTLLTSIFTNNNANSIGNNHASSNNQLDQKLNNNNNNNNNNNNPNSTRNTQDLLDLF; from the coding sequence ATGCCACCgttagataaaaaaataaggaaaTTCATATCTAATGCAGTTCGTATTGCCCCTAAAGTTTCATCAAAGGGCGAACTATCAGAATTGCGTAATTGTTTAGCATCTCCATATCCTCAAACAAGAAAAGAtgctataaaaaaaacaattcaaCAAATGACTTTAGGTAAGGATGTTTCATCTCTTTTCCCGGACGTTTTGACCAATATGGCCACTGCCGATGTTGAACAGAAAAAACTAGTATATTTATACATAATGAATTATGCTACAACACATCCTGAGTTATGTATTCTAGCCGTGAACACGTTTGTTTCTGATTGCAACGACCCCAACCCATTGATTAGGTGCATGGCTATTAGAACCATGTGCATGATTCGTGTTGACAGAATTATGGAATATGTCGAAACTCCTTTGAGAAAATGTTTACAAGACGATAATCCATATGTTAGGAAAACAGCTGTGATTTGTGTTAGCAAATTATTTCAATTGAACGAAGAATTGTGTCTAAATATGGTACATGATGACTTAATCCCAATGTTAGAGAATGAAAGTAATCCGATTGTTTTAAGTAACGCAATGGCCTCATTAATGGAATTATACCCTACCattaattataaaagtttaataaatgATCACAGCAATACaataattacaaaattgttaaatGCATTGAATGAAAGCAGCGAGTGGGGTAGGGTCACTATATTGAATTCAATTGCCGAGTACAATTCTGTAGACGAAATGGATGCCAAAAAAGTTATAGATAGAGTTGTGCCCCATTTGCAACACGCCAATCCTGCCGTTGTTTTGGGCAGTGTTAAAgttgttttgaaaaatgtggaatttttgtttacttCTTCGGCAGCTACTTCTTATCTTCCCAAAGTTGCATCTGCACTAGTTAGCATGATGAGTACGCCACCTGAATTGCAATACGTtgctttgaaaaatattagaataATTGTGGAAAAATATCCTACCATACTAACCAAAGAGTATCgtattttttatctaaaATTCAATGATCCGTTGTATGTCAAGTTGGAAAAATTGGATATTTTAATGCGCATTGTTGGTAACAGTAAAACCAATAACTTGAAACAATATCAATCTTTTTTGCAAGAGCTAAGAGAATATGTTACTGAATTTACCCCAGAATTGGTGAATAAAAGCGTAATGTGCATGTCTGCCTTAGCTATTAAATGTCCATCGTTGAGTCCTGAAATTGTAGAAATTTTAACTACTCAAGTAACATCTTGTCCTGACGACTGCTTAATTGCACTATGTGAGATTGTTAGAAATACTGTTCAGAATTTGGATAGCATAGTTAATTATGCGACAACGGTGTGCGAGGATCTTATTAAGGATGAAAGCAAATGTAATTTAGTTTGGCTAATGGGAGAATATCCTAGCAAGTTTCCGAAATTTAGTCAAGTGATAGGTAATTTTGTTGATTCATTTACAGAAGAAGGTAATTGTACGCAAATGtctatattattaactGTTGTTAAAAATCATAAGCTTCTAGGGGGTTCTATACTGCAAAAAACTTTAGATATGGGCAGTAAAGAATCCACAGAGATAGATATCAGAGATATGGCTATTATGTATTGGAGATGTTTGTCCATAGATGAATCCTTAATTAGTAAATTAAGTACGGTTACCAATACTGGTGACATGGGTGACTTGCCCAAAATAAGTGATACCATAGAAAAATTTCCCGAACCggttttaaaagttttgttACAACAACTATCTACATTAGGTTCAGTTTATTTTAAACCCATTAATGAAATGGCAACAGTACAACAAAGTAAATTATTGATGgataaaaattcaaatattattaggGGCAAAGACGTTGGAGAATTGGCTAATTTGGCCCAAACTGAGATATCTAAGAATgaagatattttattggaCTTGAATGGGAATGATGCTGAGAATGCTAACGatgttaataacaataatagtactaCATTTGATGAACTAAGTGACTTGTTTGGAGGCGtggaaataaataataatagtagtaataataataatagtacttTACTAACATCCATTttcactaataataatgctaatTCCATAGGAAATAATCATGCCAGTAGTAATAATCAACTAGATCAAAAactgaataataataataataataataataataataataatccaaACAGCACTAGGAATACTCAAGATTTActtgatttattttaa
- the ASC1 gene encoding 40S ribosomal protein RACK1 (similar to Saccharomyces cerevisiae YMR116C | ASC1 | Absence of growth Suppressor of Cyp1), which yields MATPSSEVLVLRGSLEGHNGWVTSLATSPAQPNLLLSASRDKTLITWKLTGGDQEFGVPVKSFTGHSHIVQDCILSNDGNHAFSASWDKTIKLWNLATGDCINTLTGHLGDVMSISYNEDLHQLVSASRDKTVRIWNTLGQCLVTLMGHSDWVSQVKAVTSDKGKPIALSAGSDKIVKFWDLRDFQLEADFIGHNGYINAVAASPDGTLAASAGKDGKIMMWDLNQKTPLFTVDAKDEVFALVFSPNRFWVTAATASGIKIFDLESKSCIEQLNPEFAGYTKAADPHAISLAWSADGQTLFAGYTDNVIRVWQVMSMN from the exons ATGGCTACTCCATCTTCAGAAGTTTTAGTTTTAAGAGGTTCTTTGGAAGGTCACAACGGCTGGGTTACTTCCTTGGCTACTTCTCCAGCTCAACCAAACTTGTTGTTGTCTGCTTCCAGAGATAAGACTTTGATCACCTGGAAATTGACTGGTGGTGACCAAGAATTTGGTGTTCCAGTTAAATCTTTTACTGGTCACTCTCACATTGTCCAAGACTGTATCTTGTCCAATGACGGTAACCATGCTTTTTCCGCTTCCTGGGATAAGACCATCAAGTTGTGGAACTTGGCTACTGGTGACTGTATCAACACTTTAACTGGTCACTTGGGTGATGTTATGTCCATTTCCTACAATGAAGACTTACATCAATTGGTTTCTGCTTCCAGAGATAAGACTGTTAGAATTTGGAACACTTTGGGCCAATGTTTAGTCACTTTAATGGGTCACTCTGACTGGGTTTCCCAAGTTAAAGCTGTCACTAGTGACAAAGGTAAGCCAATTGCCTTGTCTGCTGGTTCTGACAAAATTGTTAAA ttttGGGATTTGAGAGATTTCCAATTAGAAGCTGACTTCATTGGTCACAACGGTTACATTAATGCTGTTGCTGCTTCTCCAGATGGCACCTTAGCCGCTTCTGCTGGTAAGGATGGTAAAATTATGATGTGGGATTTAAACCAAAAGACCCCATTGTTTACTGTTGATGCTAAAGACGAAGTTTTCGCTTTAGTTTTCTCTCCAAACAGATTTTGGGTTACTGCTGCTACTGCTTCTGGTATTAAGATCTTTGACTTGGAATCCAAGAGCTGTATTGAACAATTGAACCCAGAATTTGCTGGTTATACCAAGGCTGCTGATCCACATGCTATTTCTTTGGCTTGGTCTGCTGACGGTCAAACATTATTTGCTGGTTACACTGATAATGTCATCAGAGTCTGGCAAGTTATGTCTATGAACTAA
- the OCT1 gene encoding metalloendopeptidase (similar to Saccharomyces cerevisiae YKL134C | OCT1 | OCTapeptidyl aminopeptidase): MKSLTRICLRRNINKLSKPFSSSSYLCFQQIGHCNFYSTSSTQSDIQKIFDDQQYWDEIRSNNLKINSSSPTGLFENRYLTNSNGLIKYSAYCLKLAQGLVDKMHKDTSKEGLKKYIRRMDELSNTLCRVIDLCEFIRASHPKPSFVDAAQKCYEQMFEFMNVLNTDLVLCKTLKKVLNTPELLSSLTEEELKVGKILLEDFEKSGNFMENTKVREDFITLSQQISVVGQEFINNVDYAATNYIKINAAELDKSKTPSIILNNLHKDISMKNYKIPINSHGPYSILRSCPDEKIRKQVWAALHSCSPEQIGKLKVLLHLRMVLATTMNFPNFASYQLEGKIAKTPEHVMNFLNSLVQVVKPKAFKELEPIRKLKIEELNCQNDVVSVRPWDRDYYSTLQSIKKRRLTDQDDVSQYFSLGSVMNGLSNLFSSIYKAKFIPVCPKPGETWNNEVRRFNVVNELDNDSLIGVIYCDLFERHGKTSNPAHFTVCCSRKLFPDENIDPTLTQTTTDPNGNLYQIPVISLVCNFSTSQKDSHGNKLCFLQLSEVETLFHEMGHAMHSMFGRTDLQNVSGTRCATDFVELPSILMEHFAKDPRVLHQISNHYLTCEKLDIETLNKITHQNRDFEFTEVYQQLKMAILDQVLHTENPDDIVKAYHDLELKMEILSDDVSTWVGKFGHLFGYGALYYSYLLDRAIASKVYHHLFALDPFSSEAGLKFKQSVLQWGGSKDPWECLALCFNKPELAKGDEKAMKFIGNTSSNL, from the coding sequence ATGAAAAGCTTAACAAGAATTTGTCTAAGAcgtaatataaataaactaTCAAAGCctttttcatcatcatcatattTATGCTTCCAGCAAATTGGTCATTGTAACTTTTATAGTACCTCCTCTACGCAATCagatattcaaaaaatttttgatgaTCAACAGTATTGGGATGAAATAAGATCGAATAATCTCAAGATTAATTCTTCTTCGCCAACCggtttatttgaaaatagaTATTTAACCAATTCAAATGGTCTAATAAAATACTCTGCGTATTGTTTAAAACTAGCTCAGGGACTGGTTGATAAGATGCACAAAGACACAAGCAAAGAAGgcttgaaaaaatatattagaaGAATGGATGAGTTAAGTAATACCTTGTGCAGAGTTATTGATTTATGTGAATTTATTAGGGCGTCACATCCAAAACCTTCTTTTGTTGATGCAGCTCAAAAATGTTATGAACAAATGTTTGAATTCATGaatgttttaaatacaGATTTGGTTTTGTgtaaaacattaaaaaaggtGTTAAACACCCCTGAATTGTTATCCAGTTTAACAGAAGAAGAACTTAAAGTGGGAAAGATTTTATTGgaagattttgaaaaatctGGGAATTTTATGGAAAATACTAAAGTTCGAGAAGATTTTATAACGTTATCTCAACAAATCTCTGTCGTTGGCCAAGAATTCATTAACAATGTTGATTATGCAGCAACCAATTACATCAAAATTAATGCTGCAGAATTGGACAAAAGCAAGACGCCAAGcattattttgaataacCTCCATAAAGATATTTCTATGAAGAACTACAAAATCCCTATTAATAGCCACGGTCCGTATTCTATTTTAAGGTCATGTCCagatgaaaaaattagaaagcAGGTTTGGGCTGCCTTGCATAGCTGTAGTCCTGAACAAATTGGAAAACTAAAAGTGTTGTTACATTTAAGAATGGTTTTGGCAACAACTATGAATTTCCCTAATTTTGCGTCTTATCAGTTAGAGGGTAAAATTGCAAAAACCCCGGAACATGTGATGAATTTCCTGAATTCTCTAGTTCAAGTGGTGAAACCAAAAGCTTTTAAAGAACTGGAGCCAATAAGAAAGCTAAAAATCGAAGAGTTAAACTGCCAAAATGATGTGGTTTCAGTTAGACCATGGGATAGAGATTATTACAGTACTTTGCAGTCgattaagaaaagaagacTGACAGATCAAGATGACGTTAGTCAATATTTCTCCCTGGGAAGTGTTATGAATGGGTTGTCAAACTTGTTTAGTTCAATTTACAAAGCCAAATTTATACCTGTTTGTCCCAAACCAGGCGAGACCTGGAACAATGAAGTGAGAAGATTTAATGTCGTAAATGAATTGGACAATGATAGTTTAATTGGTGTTATTTATTGTGACTTATTTGAAAGACATGGCAAAACTAGTAACCCTGCACATTTCACAGTTTGCTGTTCCAGAAAGTTGTTTCCCGACGAAAATATTGACCCAACACTAACACAGACAACCACCGATCCAAATGGGAACCTGTACCAGATTCCCGTGATTTCTTTAGTTTGCAATTTTAGTACAAGTCAAAAGGATTCTCACGGGAACAAGCTATGTTTTCTACAATTATCCGAGGTGGAAACTTTGTTCCATGAGATGGGCCATGCAATGCACTCAATGTTTGGTAGAACCGACTTACAAAACGTCAGTGGTACCAGATGTGCTACTGATTTTGTTGAATTACCAAGTATCCTAATGGAACATTTTGCAAAAGATCCCAGAGTCTTGCATCAAATTAGCAATCACTATTTAACATGTGAAAAGTTAGACATTGAAACATTGAATAAAATCACCCATCAAAATAGGGATTTTGAATTTACTGAGGTTTACCAACAACTTAAGATGGCTATTTTAGATCAAGTTTTACATACTGAAAATCCTGATGACATTGTCAAAGCTTATCATGATCTTGAGTTAAAAATGGAGATATTAAGTGATGATGTTAGCACTTGGGTTGGCAAATTTGGCCATTTATTTGGATATGGCGCACTATATTATAGCTATTTGTTGGATCGTGCTATTGCATCTAAAGTTTACCACCATTTATTTGCTCTCGATCCTTTTTCTAGTGAAGCAGGTTTAAAATTCAAACAAAGCGTTTTGCAATGGGGTGGTTCCAAAGATCCTTGGGAATGTTTAGCCTTGTGTTTTAATAAACCTGAATTGGCCAAAGGGGATGAAAAAGCAATGAAATTCATTGGGAATACTTCCAGTaatttatga